The proteins below come from a single Ictidomys tridecemlineatus isolate mIctTri1 chromosome 8, mIctTri1.hap1, whole genome shotgun sequence genomic window:
- the LOC144365998 gene encoding UL16-binding protein 1-like — MAGVVCATLILIIESLLQPDFLWAMPDGTHSLCYDFTINSKAAPGQQWCTVQGQVDHKNFLSYDCGLDKVRSMSALGGKVNATVTWEDQNTMLREMGDTLKRQLADIKAENGMARGLHTLEGRMCCQHKSNSSWQFGFNGQMWLHFDSDNTRWREMHSGSNWMKEKWENDRELSEFLHKTSMGDCRTWLENFLVEWKTELEPTGPSSAIIDRVSQESAASTLIPSALLWILSCFIHLGLQIFLTG; from the exons ATGGCAGGTGTAGTCTGCGCTACTCTGATTCTTATAATCGAGTCTCTACTCCAGCCTGACTTTCTTTGGGCGATGCCAGACG GGACTCACTCCCTTTGCTATGACTTCACCATCAATTCTAAGGCAGCACCTGGACAGCAATGGTGTACAGTCCAAGGCCAGGTGGACCACAAGAATTTCCTCTCCTATGACTGTGGCCTGGACAAGGTCAGATCCATGAGTGCCCTGGGAGGGAAAGTGAATGCCACAGTCACCTGGGAAGATCAAAACACCATGCTGAGAGAAATGGGGGATACGCTAAAACGGCAACTGGCTGACATTAAAGCAGAAAATGGCATGGCCAGGG GTCTGCACACCCTGGAGGGCAGGATGTGTTGTCAGCATAAATCCAACAGCTCCTGGCAGTTTGGCTTCAATGGACAGATGTGGCTCCACTTTGACTCAGACAACACAAGGTGGAGAGAGATGCATTCTGGGTCCAACTGGATgaaagaaaagtgggaaaatgACAGGGAACTGTCCGAATTCTTACACAAGACCTCAATGGGTGACTGTAGAACCTGGCTTGAGAACTTCTTGGTGGAATGGAAAACAGAGCTGGAGCCAACAG GACCTTCAAGTGCCATCATAGACAGAGTCTCCCAGGAGTCCGCAGCCAGCACGCTGATTCCTTCAGCCCTGCTCTGGATCCTCTCCTGCTTCATCCACCTAGGCCTCCAGATCTTCCTGACAG GTTAA